The proteins below are encoded in one region of Vicia villosa cultivar HV-30 ecotype Madison, WI unplaced genomic scaffold, Vvil1.0 ctg.001989F_1_1, whole genome shotgun sequence:
- the LOC131637386 gene encoding zingipain-2-like has protein sequence MKFLIIVCIMILWACAMSRTLYESSVAEKHQQWMIKHGRTYTDSVEMEKRLQIFKENLEYIEKFNNAGNKSYKLGLNPYSDLTSEEFIASHTGIKIPNQLSSSKLGSNAILFDVNDNVPTNLDWREQGAVTDVKNQGNCGCCWAFSAVAAVEGITKIKAGNLISLSEQQLLDCDQQSHGCGGGYMDSAFQSIIQTNGIASEADYPYQEVQQTCQKNDQMTTAAQITSFVDVHANDEQQLLQAIAQQPVSAGIKVGSDFQSYKEGIYSGTCGTSFNHAVTAVGYGVTEDGTKYWLIKNQWGKDWGEGGYMRVLRENGDPEGQCGIAAHASYPTI, from the exons ATGAAGTTTCTTATTATTGTTTGTATCATGATCTTGTGGGCATGTGCTATGTCTCGCACACTCTATGAATCATCTGTTGCCGAAAAACATCAGCAATGGATGATCAAACACGGACGCACATACACAGATAGTGTTGAAATGGAGAAACGCTTACAAATATTCAAAGAGAATTTGGAATACATAGAAAAATTTAACAATGCTGGTAACAAGAGTTACAAGCTTGGCCTAAATCCATATTCTGATTTGACTAGTGAAGAGTTTATTGCTTCACATACCGGAATTAAGATTCCAAACCAACTTTCTTCCTCTAAGTTGGGGTCAAATGCAATACTGTTCGATGTTAATGATAATGTTCCAACCAACTTAGACTGGAGAGAACAGGGAGCTGTCACTGATGTTAAGAACCAAGGCAATTGTG GATGTTGCTGGGCATTTTCAGCTGTGGCAGCTGTAGAAGGTATTACGAAAATCAAAGCTGGTAACTTGATCTCATTGTCGGAGCAACAATTGCTTGACTGTGATCAACAGAGCCATGGGTGTGGTGGAGGTTATATGGATAGTGCCTTCCAATCTATAATACAAACCAATGGTATCGCTAGTGAAGCAGATTATCCATACCAAGAAGTTCAACAAACATGCCAAAAAAATGATCAGATGACAACCGCAGCTCAAATAACTAGTTTTGTAGATGTACATGCTAATGATGAACAACAACTACTACAAGCTATAGCACAACAACCAGTATCAGCTGGAATCAAAGTTGGTAGTGACTTTCAGTCATACAAGGAAGGCATATATTCCGGAACATGTGGAacatccttcaaccatgcagttacAGCAGTTGGTTATGGAGTAACGGAAGATGGAACAAAGTATTGGTTGATTAAGAATCAATGGGGTAAAGATTGGGGTGAAGGAGGGTACATGAGGGTGTTGAGGGAAAATGGTGACCCTGAAGGTCAATGTGGCATTGCTGCACATGCTTCTTATCCCACTATATAG